A single window of Sneathiella limimaris DNA harbors:
- the nuoI gene encoding NADH-quinone oxidoreductase subunit NuoI: MGFIDKQARSLLLGEIVVGMAKTFSYMFKTKATINYPYEKGPLSPRFRGEHALRRYANGEERCIACKLCEAACPALAITIDAEPREDGSRRTTRYDIDMTKCIYCGFCQEACPVDAIVEGPNFEFATETREELFYDKHKLLSNGDRWEQEIAQNLNADTPYR; the protein is encoded by the coding sequence ATGGGCTTTATAGATAAACAAGCAAGAAGCTTGCTCCTTGGGGAGATTGTAGTGGGAATGGCGAAGACCTTCAGCTACATGTTCAAGACCAAGGCGACCATCAACTATCCTTATGAAAAAGGACCGTTGAGCCCACGCTTTCGTGGTGAACATGCGCTTCGTCGTTATGCAAATGGTGAGGAACGCTGCATTGCCTGTAAATTGTGTGAGGCAGCTTGTCCGGCTCTGGCGATTACCATTGATGCGGAACCTCGCGAGGATGGCAGCCGTCGGACGACCCGTTACGACATCGACATGACGAAATGCATTTACTGTGGTTTCTGTCAGGAAGCTTGCCCGGTTGATGCAATTGTTGAAGGGCCGAACTTTGAGTTCGCCACAGAAACTCGCGAAGAGCTTTTCTACGATAAGCACAAGTTATTATCCAACGGAGATCGGTGGGAGCAGGAAATTGCTCAAAACCTGAACGCCGATACGCCATACAGATAA